From Glycine soja cultivar W05 chromosome 4, ASM419377v2, whole genome shotgun sequence, the proteins below share one genomic window:
- the LOC114410672 gene encoding uncharacterized protein LOC114410672, with protein sequence MGNFVEERWEWKLTWRRNFFYHEIDMVADFIADIESGNINHSNRDFLCWKSDPNGLYSTKSAYKVLQEGHASAIEDRVLNIMWSLKIPPRASAFSWRLFKNRLPTRDNLRRRQVSLHTYSCPLCDLEEESVNHLFFNCSKTRSLWWEPMRWVNRVGPFPTDPKNHFLQFSQWNRPSYTIKRWEFLWIALSVSIWHHRNGMIFNNQPFNPEKVMDEALFHTWSWIKCVEKGFQSHFDFWSTNLKEAFS encoded by the coding sequence ATGGGGAATTTTGTGGAAGAGAGATGGGAATGGAAGCTAACATGGAGAAGGAACTTCTTTTACCATGAAATTGACATGGTAGCTGATTTTATAGCTGACATCGAGTCAGGCAACATCAATCACTCCAATAGGGATTTCCTTTGTTGGAAGTCTGATCCTAATGGTCTATATTCCACAAAGTCTGCTTACAAAGTGCTGCAGGAGGGTCATGCTAGTGCTATTGAGGACAGGGTTCTTAACATCATGTGGAGTCTGAAAATACCCCCAAGAGCTAGTGCTTTTTCATGGAGATTATTCAAGAATAGGCTCCCTACTAGGGATAATCTTAGAAGGAGGCAAGTGTCATTGCATACATATAGTTGCCCCTTATGTGACCTTGAAGAAGAATCTGTCAATCATCTTTTTTTCAACTGCTCCAAGACTAGGAGTCTCTGGTGGGAGCCTATGAGATGGGTTAATAGAGTGGGTCCCTTCCCCACTGACCCAAAGAATCATTTTCTGCAATTCTCTCAGTGGAATAGGCCAAGCTACACAATCAAGAGATGGGAATTTCTCTGGATAGCTTTGTCAGTGTCCATTTGGCATCACAGAAATGGCATGATTTTCAATAATCAGCCTTTTAATCCAGAAAAGGTCATGGATGAGGCTCTATTCCACACCTGGTCGTGGATCAAGTGTGTGGAGAAGGGTTTCCAATCGCATTTTGATTTCTGGTCAACTAATCTGAAGGAGGCTTTTTCTTAA